The following are encoded in a window of Passer domesticus isolate bPasDom1 chromosome 30, bPasDom1.hap1, whole genome shotgun sequence genomic DNA:
- the LOC135287580 gene encoding olfactory receptor 14C36-like — DLGSICTTVPKAMHNSLWNTTTISYTGCVAQVFFFVFFISAELCLLTIMCYDRYVSICKPLHYGTLLGSRACAHMAAAAWASAFLYSLLHTANTFSLPLCHGNALGQFFCEIPQILKLSCSKSYLRELGLIAVSFCLGLGCFVFIVFSYVQIFRAVLRIPSKQGRHKAFSTCLPHLAVVSLFLSTVAFAYLKPPSISSPSLDLSLSVLYLVAPPALNPLIYSLRNQELKKTLRQLITRCFSSTTHCTILSVNGF; from the coding sequence gacctgggctccatctgcaccactgtccccaaagccatgcacaattccctctggaacaccaccaccatctcctatACAGGGTGTGTtgcacaggtttttttttttgtcttcttcatttcagcagagctttgtctcctgaccatcatgtgctatgaccgctacgtgtccatctgcaaacccctgcactacgggaccctcctgggcagcagagcttgtgcccacatggcagcagctgcctgggccagtgcctttctctattcactgctgcacacagccaatacattttccctgcccctgtgccatggcaatgccctgggtcagttcttctgtgaaatcccacagatcctcaagctctcctgctccaaatcctatctcagggaacttgggctcatTGCTGTTAGTTTCTGTTTAGGacttggctgttttgtgttcattgttttctcctatgtgcagatcttcagggctgtgctgaggatcccctctaagcagggacggcacaaagccttttccacctgcctccctcacctggccgtggtctccctgttcctcagcactgtagcatttgcctacctgaaacccccctccatctcctccccatccctggatctgtccctgtcagttctgtacttggtggctcctccagccctgaaccccctcatctacagcctgaggaaccaggagctcaagaaAACTCTCAGGCAACTGATAACGAGATGCTTTTCATCTACCACACATTGCACGATTCTGTCTGTCAATGGCTTCTAG